The genomic stretch GCTGCACCTGGGCCAGTCCGATCAGCCGGTGTGCTGGAGCCTCACCGGCTTCGCGTCCGGCTACATGAGCTACGTCAACGGCAAGCCCATCTACGGCACGGAGCTGCGCTGCGTGGGCAAGGGCGACGCGGCATGCCACTACGTGGGCCGGCCCGCCGAGGAGTGGAGCACCGAGTGCACGGAGGTGCTGCGCCTCTACGAGACTCAGTGCATGGAAGGCATGCTGGCGCAGGTGACGGAGGCGCTGCGGCAGGCGGAGCGCAAGCTGCGCGCAAAGCGGCAGTCGCTGGCGCGCGCGGGCGTGACTGAGGACCCCGCGGGCATGGTGGCGCGCTCGGAGGAGATGCAGCGGGTCATCAACCTGGCGCGCAGGGCGGCGAAGGTGGACTCCACGGTGCTCGTCACGGGTGAAAGCGGCGTGGGCAAGGAGCGCATCGCCCGTCTCATCCATGACGAGTCAGGCCGCGCGCACAAGGCCTTCGTCGCAGTCAACTGCGCCGCCGTCACGGAGAGCCTGCTGGAGAGCGAGCTGTTCGGCCACGCGCGCGGCGCCTTCACCGGCGCCACCCACGACAGGGCCGGCCTCTTCGAAGCGGCCCATGGCGGCACCCTCTTCCTGGATGAAGTGGGCGAGGTGCCCCCGTCCATGCAGGCCAAGCTGCTGCGCGTGCTGCAGGAGCGCGAGGTGCGCCGCGTGGGCGAGAATGCCAGCCGCAAGGTGGACGTGCGGCTGGTGGCCGCCACCAACCGAGACCTCGCGGAGGAGGTCCGCCAGGGACGCTTCCGCCAGGACCTCTACTACCGGCTGCGCGTCATCGAGCTGAAGATTCCGCCGCTGCGTGAGCGCCGCGACGACGTGCTCCCCCTGGCGCGGCTGCTGCTCGCCGAGGCCGCGGAGCGCCTGGGCCGCAGGGTGTCTGGCCTGTCCCCGGACGCGGCGGACCAGTTGCTGCGCTATGCGTGGCCCGGCAACGTGCGTGAGCTGGGAAACGCCGTGGAGCGCGCGGTGGCGCTGTGCGAGGGCACTCGGGTGGAGCGGGAGGACCTGCCGGAGGAGGTCCGCGCCGCGCCCCCCAGCCTGGTGCCCACCGGCAATCCGCAGCGGCTGGAGGACATGGAGAAGCACTACATCCTGGCGGTGCTGGCGCAGAACGGCGGAAACCGCGCGCGCACCGCCGAGCAGCTCGACATCGGCGTGGCGACGCTCTACCGCAAGCTCAAGCAGTACGGCCACCCGGAGGCGGCCCACTGAGTCGCGGAGGGCCCGGCGTCAGTTGAGGTACTGGTCCCGGTCCGGCCGGTCCTGCCGCACCACCTGCAGGTGCTTGGAGCGGCCCTTCAACTGACGCTGCAGCCGCCAGTGCTGCAGGTGCAGCCACAGCTTGCGCGGGTTGGCGCCACGCACGTAGGCGAACGCCATGCAGAGGCCCAGCAGGTCCGGCACCTGCGTCTGCCAGCCACTGGTGACGGCCGACAGCACGACGAAGCCCGCGCCGATGCCCGCCAGGGCGTTGCCCGACAGCGGCAGGCCCCAGAAGTTCGTCTGCCCCCGGCCAATGGTGAGTCCGTAGGACACCCACAGCACCGACGTCATGACGTTGCCGCCCGCGTACGCCTGCACCGTCGCGCCGGGCACCAGCATGGCCAGCAGCGAGGTGATGAGGCCCGCGCTCACCGCGATGCCCAGCACCACCATCAACAGGCGCCTGCCGCCCCAGACGGACTCCAGGTAGCCGCCAATGGACCAGGTGATGATGGCGCCGAAGATGATGCCAATGGGGCTGGACTCGATGAAGGCGTACGTCAGCGGCTGCCACAGGAAGAGCTTCCCGAACACCAGGTCCGGGAACAGCAGCAGCAAGCCACCCGACTGCGACTTCGTGAGGTGAAACATCACGGAGCCAGCCACCAGCGCCACCGCCAACTTGGACGCCGTGGTCTCCAGGCCGGGCAGACCCATGCCGCCGCCCCCGCCTCCGAAGCTCCTCATCGGTCGCATTCAGTACACCATCCTCTCGTTGCTCAGAGCCGTCCAAAGGTGGTGGAACACCGCTCGCTTCGCAACCCCAAATGACGAAG from Myxococcus xanthus encodes the following:
- a CDS encoding sigma-54-dependent Fis family transcriptional regulator; this translates as MGGRFELDLSELLSFEPGGGLIHFGGQRVLLMDPVALGLLRKELIKLMGMTAARGTFTRLGYAHGWRTAEAMKGAVPWKDESLWRRAGGRLHTLQGQVRVEPVQRRADEGPEPFAEAQWRDSYEAEQHLLHLGQSDQPVCWSLTGFASGYMSYVNGKPIYGTELRCVGKGDAACHYVGRPAEEWSTECTEVLRLYETQCMEGMLAQVTEALRQAERKLRAKRQSLARAGVTEDPAGMVARSEEMQRVINLARRAAKVDSTVLVTGESGVGKERIARLIHDESGRAHKAFVAVNCAAVTESLLESELFGHARGAFTGATHDRAGLFEAAHGGTLFLDEVGEVPPSMQAKLLRVLQEREVRRVGENASRKVDVRLVAATNRDLAEEVRQGRFRQDLYYRLRVIELKIPPLRERRDDVLPLARLLLAEAAERLGRRVSGLSPDAADQLLRYAWPGNVRELGNAVERAVALCEGTRVEREDLPEEVRAAPPSLVPTGNPQRLEDMEKHYILAVLAQNGGNRARTAEQLDIGVATLYRKLKQYGHPEAAH
- a CDS encoding DUF1751 domain-containing protein, translated to MRPMRSFGGGGGGMGLPGLETTASKLAVALVAGSVMFHLTKSQSGGLLLLFPDLVFGKLFLWQPLTYAFIESSPIGIIFGAIITWSIGGYLESVWGGRRLLMVVLGIAVSAGLITSLLAMLVPGATVQAYAGGNVMTSVLWVSYGLTIGRGQTNFWGLPLSGNALAGIGAGFVVLSAVTSGWQTQVPDLLGLCMAFAYVRGANPRKLWLHLQHWRLQRQLKGRSKHLQVVRQDRPDRDQYLN